A part of Myxococcus landrumus genomic DNA contains:
- a CDS encoding YbhB/YbcL family Raf kinase inhibitor-like protein, with amino-acid sequence MPKPLVLTSPRFKDGDLIPIAFTGEGEDTAPPLHWENPPAGTKSLALIVEDPDAPDPKRPQRIFCHQVLYNIPPGAQGVPEGARPDALPTGTRVGVNDFGQQGYGGPMPPIGRHRYFFRLYALDTVLPDLGRPTRADLLRAMEGHILGEADLIGLYERLHHRGAARGPGASA; translated from the coding sequence ATGCCCAAGCCGCTCGTGCTGACGTCCCCCCGTTTCAAGGACGGGGACCTCATCCCCATCGCCTTCACCGGCGAGGGCGAGGACACCGCCCCACCCCTGCACTGGGAGAACCCGCCCGCTGGAACCAAGAGCCTGGCGCTCATCGTCGAGGACCCGGACGCCCCGGACCCCAAGCGTCCCCAGCGCATCTTCTGCCACCAGGTCCTCTACAACATCCCACCAGGAGCCCAGGGGGTGCCGGAGGGGGCTCGGCCGGACGCGTTACCGACAGGGACCCGGGTGGGGGTGAATGACTTCGGCCAGCAGGGCTACGGCGGCCCCATGCCTCCCATCGGCCGGCACCGGTACTTCTTCCGGCTGTATGCGCTGGACACGGTGCTCCCCGACCTGGGGCGCCCCACCCGCGCGGATTTGTTGAGGGCCATGGAGGGCCACATCCTGGGCGAGGCGGACCTCATCGGCCTGTACGAGCGGCTCCACCACCGCGGGGCGGCACGCGGCCCCGGCGCTTCGGCCTGA